In Cicer arietinum cultivar CDC Frontier isolate Library 1 chromosome 1, Cicar.CDCFrontier_v2.0, whole genome shotgun sequence, one DNA window encodes the following:
- the LOC101515462 gene encoding uncharacterized protein codes for MGTLVGHVAPGFGFLIIGLWHLFNHIKLHVQNPNSYISPPWFPTSKYKYLELFIIMLASTASISMELIIGPDRHTPFDPDGTIPSNHLHNFEHSSISMTFFVYAAFAIILDKIENQSKFALTQLLASIAFGQQLLLFHLHSADHMGPEGQYHLLLQIVIFISLSTTLLGIPMQKNFLVSFVRSLSIFFQGLWLMVMGFMLWTPELISKGCFMNNEEGHKVVRCTDHESLHRAVSLVNILFSWFLIGVTVFGVSFYLILTKLFGGNKVRYFSLGNEEEEERENVEKFNDDVESQKGSLVGNPKSFIHVGKKTFSPIDIER; via the coding sequence ATGGGCACTCTAGTGGGACATGTGGCTCCTGGTTTTGGATTCTTAATAATTGGACTATGGCACCTTTTCAACCACATCAAACTCCATGTTCAAAATCCAAATTCCTACATTTCACCACCATGGTTCCCaacatcaaaatacaaataccttgaactttttataatcatgttAGCCTCAACAGCTTCAATTTCCATGGAACTCATCATAGGACCGGACCGACACACGCCTTTCGATCCGGACGGAACCATTCCATCAAACCATCTCCACAACTTTGAACACTCTTCAATCTCCATGACTTTCTTCGTCTATGCCGCTTTCGCAATTATCCTCGATAAAATCGAAAACCAATCAAAATTTGCCCTAACACAATTACTAGCTTCAATAGCTTTTGGTCAACAACTTCTTCTATTCCATCTTCATTCCGCTGACCATATGGGACCAGAAGGACAATACCACCTTCTCTTACAAATTGTTATATTCATATCTCTTTCAACTACCCTTTTAGGAATTCCCATGCAAAAAAATTTCTTGGTTAGTTTTGTGAGATCTTTAAGTATATTTTTTCAAGGCTTGTGGCTTATGGTTATGGGATTCATGCTTTGGACACCGGAATTAATTTCAAAAGGTTGTTTTATGAACAATGAGGAAGGACATAAAGTTGTGAGATGTACGGATCATGAATCACTTCATCGTGCTGTTTCACttgttaatattttgtttagttGGTTTTTAATTGGTGTCACGGTTTTTGGTGTGTCTTTCTATTTGATTTTGACCAAGTTGTTcggtggaaataaggttcggtATTTCTCGTTGGGGAATGAAGAGgaggaagagagagaaaatgttGAAAAGTTTAATGATGACGTGGAGTCTCAAAAGGGTAGCTTAGTTGGCAACCCCAAAAGCTTTATTCATGTGGGGAAAAAAACTTTTTCACCTATTGACATTGAAAGGTAG
- the LOC101515143 gene encoding uncharacterized protein: protein MTIMTRKRRRMMAEATAESPSTVLPEELMIEILSRVESSNPLQLRCVCKWWKSLIVDPQFVKKHLNKSFTDITDLASKAMDHMNSFEMHLIHAPAVPQDEEEEEENDEDDDDDDEEEEKQSMMNLVAQLDNLLIIVRSLKGNLETIKVDMQALKDRMKCLENFLQIYLKNATASSS from the coding sequence ATGACGATAATGACACGGAAGCGACGGCGAATGATGGCGGAAGCCACGGCGGAGTCACCTAGCACGGTTCTCCCGGAGGAACTTATGATCGAAATTCTTTCTAGAGTCGAATCAAGCAATCCTTTACAATTGCGATGCGTTTGCAAGTGGTGGAAATCGTTGATTGTCGATCCTCAATTCGTGAAGAAACACCTTAACAAATCGTTCACTGACATCACCGATCTAGCTTCTAAGGCCATGGATCACATGAATTCTTTCGAAATGCATCTCATCCATGCACCCGCCGTGCCTCaagacgaagaagaagaagaagaaaacgacgaagatgatgatgatgatgatgaagaagaagagaaacaatcGATGATGAACTTGGTGGCTCAGTTGGATAATCTATTAATAATTGTTCGTTCTCTTAAAGGGAATTTGGAAactatcaaggttgatatgcAAGCTTTGAAGGATAGAATGAAGTGTCTTGAAAACTTTCTTCAGATTTATCTAAAAAATGCAACAGCTTCATCTTCATAA